CGCCGTGATCGATTTTAATCTCCCCGGCAGGGTCTGGGTCAATGACGCTTACGGCACCAGCAAGGTCGGTGCCGAAGGCAAGTAGCAACGAAAAACGGTCGTCCCTTCGCAGGCCGAGGGCACGTGCCTGCGCATTCTTAAGCCAACCCTCCGCACATAGATTGTCAAAGAAAGGGTGCAATCCATATTCGCTTAAATGAGGCTCGGCCCGAAGCGGCAACGTGTAGGAAATAGCAGGCAAAGAGCTTTGCAGATAGCTTTCGTCGTAGGTAAATACGCATCTGCCTCCGGCTTCCTGCGACAGAATGCCAGCGAAAATATTCTTGTAATATATTCTACCCCAGAGATTAGTTGCCATTGATTCCGTCCGCTTGGTTGTTTTGTTAACAGCATTAAATATTATAAAAAATATTTTGTCAAATATAGATATTATAATATAACAATTTAATAAAATTGATCAAATAGTTCACAGAAAACATAAAATCTCCATTAGCTTCAATCGCACTCTTCCTAGCGCAATTGCATCACCACTTCATCTTTATTCATCCGTTTGACGACGGTAACGTAGAGTGCGCCTGCTGCTAAATTAGATCTTGATGCGTTTCGGATACCCGCCTTTCGTGATTGAAAACAGGGACAAGAAAACCTGTTTTGCCGACCTGCAGAAGACTGATTTGGGGGACATGGACGATCTTGCCGCTTATCTCGGCAAAACCTTTAGTTCTAATACTTGCGCAAGCTCTCTGGAACAAACCACTCCCTGGTATCAAACCCAAGTGGATATAGCCTTACGTTATGGAACCTTCTGTGCACGACCACGGTGGATTTTCTCGCGAACAGAAACGTGTACGGCTGTTCCTCGTGAAGAATCCTTGAGAACTCCTCATATTTTTTAATCCGCTTCGGTCTTGAGAACTCCTCTCTCGCCTCTTCAATCAGAACATCCGCGCGGGGGTTTTTGAATCCCACGAAATTCGAGCCCTCTTCTGCCTGGGAAGAATGCCAGAGCTGATAGGGGTCGCTTTCCACCCCGAGGCTCCACCCCAGGGTCACGGCATCGAATTTTCGCTCGGTTATGCTCTGGATGAAAACCGCCCACTCTATCTTTCTTATGCTCATCTCTATGCCGGAGCGGGAGAGCTCCTCCTTCAGTATGGTCGCTATCTTCTCACCGGTTTCAGAACCCGTGGGCAGCAGAAACTCGAAACGGAAAGAAACGCCGTCCTTGTCCCTTATTCCGTCACCGTCGCTGTCGCCCCACCCCGCCTCGTCAAGAAGCGCCTTGGCCCTCTTCGGATCATAGGCGTACGGTTTTACGTCCTTCGGGTATTCGGGGCTGTTCACATAAAAAGTCGTGGTCACTATCTCTCCCAGTCCCAGGAGAATTTCTCTCAGGATGGTTTCCCTGTCGACAAAAT
This DNA window, taken from Candidatus Dadabacteria bacterium, encodes the following:
- a CDS encoding Fic family protein, whose amino-acid sequence is MKSPLASIALFLAQLHHHFIFIHPFDDGNVECACC